One Thermicanus aegyptius DSM 12793 DNA segment encodes these proteins:
- a CDS encoding YifB family Mg chelatase-like AAA ATPase, protein MHQVYARVYGATVYGVDGHLIEVEIDLSNGLPTFDLVGLPDSAIRESRERVRSAIRNSRFEFPLLRITTNLAPADMKKEGSSLDLPVAVGILLASGQLKTPLDLRKILFVGELSLEGGLRPVQGLLAMLMAAEAAGYELVVIPEANRNEGDLLEITTLPATSLEEVVSYLKNPSPIPRSRMKDEEKIEEETLPDFKEVKGQYQAKRAFEVAAAGFHNLMMVGPPGSGKTMLARRLPSILPPLTREEALEVTKIYSIAGLNERGTLMRNRPFRSPHHTISVHGLVGGGAVPRPGEVSLAHRGVLFLDEMPEFTRHTLEVMRQPLEDGQVTIGRARGALTFPARFMLIASMNPCPCVEHPWKR, encoded by the coding sequence ATGCATCAAGTGTACGCTCGGGTATATGGAGCAACCGTATATGGGGTGGACGGACACCTCATTGAGGTAGAAATCGATTTGAGCAACGGATTGCCCACCTTCGATCTGGTAGGACTTCCCGACAGCGCCATCCGTGAATCGAGGGAGAGGGTGCGCTCCGCCATACGCAATAGTCGGTTTGAGTTCCCGCTCCTTCGCATTACGACCAATTTAGCCCCTGCCGACATGAAGAAGGAAGGCTCCTCTTTGGACCTGCCTGTCGCGGTGGGGATACTTCTTGCCAGCGGACAATTGAAAACCCCCCTTGACCTCAGGAAGATCCTCTTCGTAGGGGAACTTTCCCTGGAAGGGGGCTTGCGCCCGGTTCAGGGGCTCCTCGCCATGTTAATGGCGGCGGAGGCGGCGGGGTATGAGTTGGTGGTTATTCCGGAAGCGAACCGGAATGAGGGGGATTTGTTAGAGATTACGACTCTTCCGGCGACAAGTCTGGAGGAGGTGGTTTCATACTTGAAAAATCCCTCTCCGATACCACGTTCACGTATGAAGGATGAGGAGAAGATCGAGGAGGAGACTCTCCCTGATTTTAAGGAAGTGAAGGGACAATATCAGGCGAAAAGGGCTTTCGAGGTGGCGGCGGCGGGGTTTCATAACCTCATGATGGTGGGCCCGCCCGGTTCGGGGAAGACGATGCTGGCCCGGCGGCTTCCATCGATTCTTCCTCCCTTGACAAGGGAGGAAGCGCTGGAGGTGACGAAGATCTACAGCATTGCGGGACTAAATGAGCGGGGCACTTTGATGCGAAACCGTCCTTTCCGGTCTCCTCACCATACGATTTCGGTCCATGGACTGGTGGGAGGGGGAGCCGTCCCAAGGCCCGGGGAAGTCTCTCTGGCCCACCGGGGCGTTCTCTTTCTCGATGAGATGCCGGAGTTTACCCGCCATACCCTGGAAGTGATGCGCCAGCCGCTGGAAGATGGTCAGGTGACCATCGGCAGGGCGAGGGGGGCGCTCACCTTCCCTGCCCGATTCATGTTAATCGCTTCGATGAATCCCTGTCCGTGCGTGGAACATCCTTGGAAAAGGTAA
- a CDS encoding recombinase family protein, with protein MKVAIYARVSSEDQQERGTIGNQTEFAQKYCDLHQLDVLHWYLDDGISGTIPLEEREEGKKLLEDAKAGKIDLLLIYRLDRLGRSARIILNAVYDLEQNGVKIRSMTEPFDTGDPSGRFLLTILAGVADLERETILERMWLGANRAARSGKWLGGIVPYGYRVNKDGFIEVNEDFLPGFDMSEADVIRLIYRLVGEQGMSTIKLADYLNALGIPPSYVKDARMVTQGKRKVATSGIWLPGRIRNMIVNTTYKGIHYYGKRTNKKRELIKREVPAIVSEELWQKAQDALKQNQIEAMRNSKRKYLLRGLIKCGVCGLTYHGSVFGKELKAFYLCGGKTSYHGPFKEKCVSKNVPAEWVEELVWNDCVNFIRNPGSAMMEMAATFEERTFHKKEILAELESVKKALNEKEEEKQSILDLYRRKLIGSTDVEIQLQRISKEKDSLELRIADLENELRLEDGMAKQFFSVEELLKDLRSKIEGDPPFEVKREIIKTLVKEVVVHTIPKERGRPNATVTVHFTFSKDVPRTDRDSSKRLT; from the coding sequence ATGAAAGTAGCTATTTACGCAAGAGTATCTTCGGAAGATCAACAAGAAAGAGGCACAATTGGAAACCAGACTGAATTTGCCCAGAAATATTGTGACCTACATCAATTAGATGTATTGCATTGGTATCTTGATGATGGGATATCCGGGACTATTCCTCTCGAAGAACGCGAGGAAGGAAAGAAGCTCTTGGAAGACGCAAAAGCCGGGAAAATTGACTTGCTCCTGATCTATCGTCTGGATCGACTAGGCCGATCCGCACGAATCATTTTAAATGCAGTCTATGACCTGGAACAAAACGGGGTTAAAATTCGTTCCATGACCGAACCCTTCGACACCGGCGATCCGTCTGGGCGTTTTCTCCTAACCATCCTCGCAGGTGTTGCGGACCTGGAACGGGAAACAATCCTTGAACGCATGTGGTTAGGAGCAAATCGTGCGGCCCGCTCCGGCAAATGGCTGGGGGGGATTGTCCCTTATGGATATCGAGTGAACAAGGATGGATTTATTGAGGTCAACGAAGACTTTCTCCCGGGCTTTGATATGAGTGAAGCTGATGTGATACGCTTAATCTATCGTCTTGTTGGGGAACAGGGAATGTCCACAATCAAGTTGGCGGATTATCTAAATGCGCTTGGTATACCTCCTTCTTATGTAAAGGACGCACGCATGGTTACGCAAGGAAAAAGAAAAGTTGCCACGTCCGGTATATGGCTTCCCGGAAGAATCCGAAATATGATTGTAAACACAACCTATAAAGGAATTCATTATTATGGCAAACGAACAAATAAGAAAAGAGAGCTTATTAAAAGAGAAGTCCCTGCAATCGTTTCTGAGGAATTATGGCAAAAAGCACAAGATGCCTTGAAACAGAATCAGATCGAGGCCATGCGAAATTCCAAAAGGAAATATCTCCTCAGAGGCTTAATCAAATGCGGTGTTTGTGGGCTCACCTATCACGGATCAGTTTTTGGAAAGGAACTAAAGGCGTTTTATCTTTGCGGTGGGAAAACTTCCTATCACGGACCTTTTAAAGAAAAATGTGTTTCGAAGAACGTCCCGGCAGAATGGGTGGAGGAGTTGGTCTGGAATGATTGTGTGAATTTTATCCGTAACCCTGGAAGTGCCATGATGGAAATGGCAGCAACCTTTGAGGAACGTACATTTCATAAAAAGGAGATCCTCGCGGAATTGGAGAGTGTAAAAAAGGCCTTAAACGAAAAAGAGGAAGAGAAGCAGAGCATTCTCGACCTTTACCGTAGGAAATTGATCGGAAGTACCGATGTGGAAATCCAGCTTCAACGTATATCCAAAGAGAAAGACTCATTAGAGCTTAGAATCGCGGATCTCGAAAATGAACTAAGGCTGGAGGATGGGATGGCGAAGCAGTTTTTTTCCGTGGAAGAGTTACTTAAAGATCTCCGGAGCAAAATTGAAGGAGACCCTCCGTTTGAGGTGAAAAGGGAAATCATCAAGACGTTGGTGAAAGAAGTGGTCGTCCATACGATTCCAAAAGAAAGGGGAAGGCCAAATGCGACGGTTACTGTACACTTTACCTTTTCCAAGGATGTTCCACGCACGGACAGGGATTCATCGAAGCGATTAACATGA
- a CDS encoding RNA-guided endonuclease InsQ/TnpB family protein translates to MTALGMNSLSDQDLTRKSVYNPFKLQNPRRKAHGFSCGMKAKKREHVLWFFRVFCIIKIEDRKEQGAMARKKNSGNHTPMQTITSRAKIVYLADQDALLLGLLGFFATKLWNTANHHRRVVWGETGKIPNFVEQCRDLKTNRWYKLIPSQSAQEILGELDDSYRSWFSHRKNGDLSARPPRFRKKEPLSTITFKQKAFEILPGNHVKVRLPKTYARREMVLEYHLPPDTTLGKVQQVKLSCDPTSGDWYVHIVHKVPIKYRETGQVMSLDLGIVNTVAGLITDGFSFLVPGGELLALDRYFQKEKAKCTKSTSRKCIRINAKWGRQRSHYLHALTKWLVDLAVAHNVSTILVGELKGIRADKDWGDAGNQKLHTWPFSKIISLLTYKAALAGIRVIKVSEKSTSTTCPVCSRRTKKARVYRGLFVHCGLALNADLVGAYNILQRYLRETGQAWPDPVGVVGALARPAVNLFVWRKTTPLGRGQGTFRRAA, encoded by the coding sequence ATGACCGCACTTGGGATGAACTCCCTGTCCGACCAAGACTTAACTCGGAAGTCAGTTTACAACCCGTTTAAATTACAAAATCCACGCAGGAAAGCCCACGGCTTCAGTTGTGGGATGAAAGCGAAAAAAAGAGAACATGTGTTGTGGTTTTTTCGCGTTTTTTGTATCATAAAGATAGAGGACAGAAAGGAGCAGGGGGCGATGGCGCGGAAGAAAAACTCCGGCAACCACACACCGATGCAAACCATCACGTCTAGGGCCAAAATTGTCTATCTCGCAGACCAGGACGCCCTACTACTGGGGCTTTTGGGTTTTTTCGCAACTAAGCTCTGGAATACTGCCAATCATCATCGGCGCGTGGTCTGGGGCGAGACTGGTAAAATCCCAAATTTTGTTGAACAATGTAGGGATCTCAAGACTAACAGGTGGTACAAGCTGATACCTTCACAAAGCGCCCAGGAGATTCTTGGGGAACTGGACGACTCCTATCGCTCCTGGTTTTCTCACCGTAAAAACGGCGACCTAAGCGCACGTCCGCCGCGATTCCGGAAAAAGGAACCATTAAGCACCATAACCTTTAAACAGAAGGCTTTTGAAATCCTGCCGGGCAACCATGTCAAGGTGAGGTTGCCCAAGACCTACGCGAGGCGGGAAATGGTTTTGGAATACCACCTTCCTCCTGATACCACCTTGGGCAAAGTTCAGCAGGTCAAGTTGTCCTGCGACCCCACGAGCGGGGATTGGTACGTGCACATTGTCCATAAAGTGCCAATTAAGTACCGTGAAACCGGCCAGGTCATGTCTCTTGACCTTGGGATCGTGAACACTGTGGCCGGACTAATCACGGATGGGTTTTCATTTCTCGTGCCCGGAGGCGAGCTTTTGGCCCTTGACCGGTACTTCCAGAAGGAAAAGGCGAAATGCACGAAATCAACCAGCAGAAAGTGCATCAGAATCAACGCCAAATGGGGAAGGCAACGCAGCCACTATCTGCACGCCTTGACAAAATGGCTGGTGGACCTGGCCGTTGCCCACAACGTTTCCACCATCCTAGTCGGCGAATTAAAGGGTATTCGCGCAGACAAAGATTGGGGAGACGCGGGGAATCAGAAACTTCACACCTGGCCCTTCAGCAAGATAATAAGCTTGCTCACCTACAAGGCAGCCCTTGCGGGCATTCGGGTAATTAAAGTGTCGGAAAAAAGCACCAGCACCACCTGCCCGGTATGCTCCAGGAGAACTAAAAAAGCCAGGGTTTACCGAGGATTATTCGTCCATTGCGGTCTTGCGCTGAACGCCGACTTGGTGGGCGCGTACAACATTTTGCAAAGATATCTCCGTGAGACGGGTCAGGCTTGGCCGGACCCGGTGGGAGTAGTGGGCGCACTGGCACGCCCAGCAGTCAACCTGTTTGTGTGGAGAAAAACCACACCGCTAGGCCGAGGACAGGGGACGTTCAGGCGGGCTGCTTAA
- a CDS encoding DUF5131 family protein, with the protein MASRSNIEWTEATWNPVTGCTKISEGCRHCYAATMAKRLQAMGNPRYKNGFKVTLHHDLITLPLTWKKPRLIFVNSMSDLFHKDVPLEFIQQVFETMEKAYWHTFQILTKRSDRLLELAPHLPWPDNVWQGVSVEDERVKFRIDDLRKIPAKIRFLSCEPLIGPLENLNLEGIHWVIAGGESGPGARPMKVEWVRSLRDQCVNQDVAFFFKQWGGVQKFRTGRTLDDRTWDELPVRPRLNSEVSLQPV; encoded by the coding sequence TTGGCAAGCAGATCGAACATTGAATGGACAGAAGCCACTTGGAATCCTGTAACCGGATGCACTAAGATTTCCGAAGGTTGCCGTCATTGTTATGCGGCTACGATGGCAAAAAGGCTTCAGGCAATGGGAAACCCTCGATATAAAAACGGATTTAAGGTAACTTTACATCATGATTTAATCACATTACCTCTAACATGGAAAAAGCCACGTCTTATCTTTGTAAACTCGATGTCTGACCTTTTTCACAAGGATGTCCCCCTTGAGTTCATCCAACAAGTGTTTGAAACGATGGAAAAGGCCTATTGGCATACGTTTCAGATTTTGACAAAACGTTCGGATCGTTTATTGGAATTGGCTCCTCATCTTCCTTGGCCGGATAACGTTTGGCAAGGTGTGAGCGTAGAAGACGAGCGGGTGAAATTCCGAATTGATGATCTTCGTAAGATTCCAGCAAAAATTAGATTTCTGTCTTGCGAACCTTTAATTGGTCCTTTAGAAAATTTAAATTTAGAAGGTATTCATTGGGTAATTGCTGGTGGTGAATCAGGACCAGGAGCAAGACCGATGAAAGTTGAGTGGGTAAGATCGCTAAGAGATCAATGTGTAAATCAGGATGTAGCATTTTTCTTCAAACAATGGGGCGGCGTTCAAAAGTTCCGAACCGGGAGGACATTGGATGACCGCACTTGGGATGAACTCCCTGTCCGACCAAGACTTAACTCGGAAGTCAGTTTACAACCCGTTTAA